The Chryseobacterium sp. JV274 sequence TTCCGATGTCTTATTTTGATCAGTACAATGTTTCTTTCAGGAATTCAAGTAAGTTTTTGGATGATAAACTGACATTAGACGCTAACTTTATTGGTTCATTACAGGAAAGTAAGAACAGACAGACTCCCGGAGCTTCTTTTTCTCCTTTGACGAGTTTGTACTGGTTACCGAGAGGAGTAGATTTTGATCAATATGGAGCTGATAATTATTCTTATTTAGATAAAACAAGATTTTTGCCGGCTCAGAACTGGTGGGAAGTAAATCCAGACGGAAGTTTCAAAGGAAATCCGGTAACGCAGAATCCTTACTGGATCTTAAACAGAAACCCTGTTACAGTTAGCAATAAAAATACATACGGAGCTCTATCATTGTCTTACCAGATCAATCCTTGGTTAACAGCGAGAGTAAGAGGAAACTATAGCTGGAATATTTCAGATAGCCAGCGTGATATTGCAGCCTTTTCAGCACCAAGTTTACTGGCTAATGGTACTAATGGTAGAATGCTTAAAAATACGTATGAAAATTCTTCTACTTACGGCGATGTTTTGTTAATAGGTAGTCCTAAAATAAGTGAGTCAATCTCTTTAGATTTTACAGTAGGAGGAAGTATCAATACAACAAGAAATAAAATAGGACAAATTGATAATGCTTATCTGGCAAATCCTAACCTTTTCACTTTGAATAACCTTCAGTGGAATGTAAACAGATCGCCAGGAGATGGGTATCATAATATCTATACGAACATGAAAAAACAGGTACAGTCCGTTTTTGCGAGTGCTTCCGTTGGATATAAAAATATGTTCTATGTAGATATGACCTTCAGAAACGACTGGGATTCTACTTTGGCATTAACAGGAAGAACAGGCTTTGACTACGAATCTGTAGGTGCTAACGCTATCCTATCTTCTATCTTTAAACTTCCGGAAGTGATTAATTTCTGGAAGGTAAGAGGGTCTTATGCAACTGTTGGTTTGGGATTACCTACCAATATTACTAATGCAATGGTTGAATATAGCAAAGGGTATGTATATGGAGTAGACGCAGGAACAATTGTGTATCCTAAAAGTTCTTTTGCTACAGGTGCTGGTTTTGAAGCATTGCTTCCAAAGCCAGAACTTAACAAAACTTTTGAAGCTGGGACAGAGTTAAGATTGTTGAATAACAAATTAAATTTTGATATTACTTATTATAACTCCAATACCAGTAACCAGTTGTTGGAAACTACAATTCCGTCCTATTTAGGAGGACTGGCACCTGGATCATATTATATCAATGCAGGGAAAATCCGAAATACAGGTTTTGAATCTTCATTATCGTATAAAATATTTGGTTCAGAGAAATTTGGATGGACAACTACATTGAATGCATCAGCTAATAAGAATAAGATTGTTGAATTATTTCCTACAAGTATAAATGTTTCTCAGGAGCTTACTTTCCCATTGACTGGTGGAGGTGATTATACAAAACTTAAACTGGGAGGATCTTTTGGAGACCTTTATGGAATCAAGTTTAAAAGAGATGATCAGGGACGTATTCTTGTGAATGAAAAAGGCGTTCCTTTAGCAGAGGGTATTCCTTCTTATCTAGGAAATCCTAACCCTAAATTTATTATGGGATTCAATAACTCATTTAATATTGGTAAATTGGGAATATCATTCCTTATTGATGGTAAATTTGGAGGTAAAGTTCTTTCTCTTACAGAAAAAGCGAATGATATATATGGGGTAAGCCAGTCGACTGCTGACGCAAGAGACGCAGGAGGTGTATCTATTCCAAATGCAGTCTATGCACCTGGGACACCTAATGCAGGACAAGCTTATACTGGATTGACGAATGCAAAAGATTATTATAAAGCAGTAGGAACAACCGAAGGATTTGGAAAAGGAGTTGATGAAGCTTATCTGTATAGTGCTACAACAATACGTCTACGCCAGGCATCTGTTTCATATATGTTTGATGTCAACTCAAAATATTTGAAAAATGCAACGGTAAGCTTAGTAGGAACCAATTTATTTTTCTTCTATAAAAAAGCACCATTTGATCCGGAACAGGTATCAGGAAATACGCCTGGTGGAGTGGGAGTAGACTCATTCGGTCTGCCGGTTACCAGATCTATCGGATTATCATTAAAAGCTAACTTCTAACTTTTACAATTACGAAAATGAAAATTAATACTATTAAAACATTGGTATTTGGAGCAGCAGTGCTGTTTTCCGCATCAGGATGTACCAATGACTTTGATCAATATAACCAGGAAAAGCTGGGAGGCCCTGAAAATTTTTACGCAGATTTTATCGCCGTTGTTAATCCTATGAAATCTATCCAGAGAGGGCTTCAGGCAGATTATCAGCTGTATCCTAACTTAAGTGCAGATATGTACAGCGGAATGTTCAGTACAGCAACACCATTCAACGGAGGGGTAAATAACCTTACTTATTCTATGATGGACGGGTGGAACAACAGGATTATTGCCAGACAACAGGATATCTTTAACTATTCTATCATTATTGATAATGCCGCCAAAAACAATTATCAAGGAGTTGATTTTACAGGAACATTTGCTGTTAAGAAAATTCTTAAAGTGATTACAGCGGCTAGAGTATCAGATAATCACGGTCCGGTAGTTTACAGTAAATATGAAAAACCGAATCCTAATGGAGTTACTGATTTTGATTCCCAACAGGATGCCTACAATTATTTTATCGCTGACCTTAGTACTGCTATTACAGACTTGCAGAAAGTAATGGCAATGCCGGCGACAAAGAACGTAGAAGATAAAACATCATTGAAAAATGCAGATTTAGTGTATGGAGGAAATATGGCTCAGTGGGCAAAACTGGCAAATTCATTAAAGCTGAGGTTAGCAATGAGAATAAGCTATGCTGATCCTGCAAAATCAAAACAATATGCAGAAGAGGCTTTGGCTTCATCAGCAGGGTTGATTACTGATAACGCAGACAATGCTTTGATCAGTGTAGGACAATCAGAATTGAGCTTCATCATTTATTCATGGGGAGATTGTTTAATAGGTGCACCTTTGATGGCTTATATGAACGGATATAACGATCCAAGACTTCCGGCATATGCTATTCCGGCATCAGATGCTGGTTTACAAGGAAAATATATAGGAATACGCCAGGGGATTGATTTACTAAATGGTAAATCAACGTACGGAGGATTCTCACAACCACAGGCAAAATCTGCCAACGGAGATTATTTTTCCGGTACAGATGGTAAAATGAAATTATTCACTGCTGCAGAAACATGGTTCCTGAAGGCTGAAGCTGCTTTGAGAGGATATGCAGGAGCAGGAGATATTCAAACCAACTATACTACCGGAGTTCAGCAGTCTTTCGGAGAATGGGGAAAAAGTGCCAATGTTGCCACTTATCTTGCTGATACAACTTCTACAGAAGCACCTTATCTTGATCCGAAAAATGCAGACAATAACGTACCTGTTGGAAATCCTCAGTTAAGTACTATCACGATTGCATGGAATAACGGAGATACCAACGAAAGAAAATTAGAAAGAATCATTACTCAAAAATGGCTTTCTCTTTATCCAAACGGACCGGAAGCGTGGGCTGAGCAGAGAAGAACTGGATATCCGATTCTCTTCAAAGTAAGAAAAAATGACAGTGGTGGAGCGATCAGTACAGAAGCCATGATCAGAAGAATTCCTTTTACTATTGATACCAAAACTTCACTCTATAATTACCAGCAGGCTTCACAGATGCTCAACGGACCTGATACCGGAGGTACTAAGCTATGGTGGGATAAGAAATAAAAAATATTCAGAATCACTCATTAATAAAGAGACATCTCAACATCAGATTTTTATTTGACACATTCATTGAGGCGGGAGAATAGAGTAGAATCTCCAAAAAATTTATAGTTTCGTTTTTTTTTAGCCTGAATGAATCTTTGAGATGTTCTCTTTTATTTAGAATCTTATTTTTAAATATGGGAAAAAACAACTCCGGAACCCGTCGGATACAGCCAATTCTTTGGATTTCCACATTGTACTTTGCAATGGGTATACCCTTTGTAACTATTAATGCGGTTTCAGGAATCATGTATAAAGATATGGGAGTTTCGGATTCACAGATCACATTCTGGACAGCCCTTATCCTGTTCTCCTGGACGTTAAAGCCGCTTTGGAGCCCGTTCCTGGAGATCTATAAAACAAAAAAATTCTTTGTTGTTTCTACTCAGTTTGCCATAGGAATTCTGTTTGCATTAGTAGCGTTAAGTCTGCCGATGCATGATTTTTTCAAATACAGTATTGCACTTTTTGCTGTAATAGCATTTTGTGGAGCTACCCATGATGTGGTAGCAGACGGAACGTATATTGGCTTTCTTACCAATAAAGAGCAGGCAAAATATATCGGTTGGCAGGGCGCTTTTTACAATCTGGCGAAGATTATCAGCAGTGGAGCACTCGTTTATTTTGCAGGTATTTTAGAAAAAACAAAAGGCGTTACCAATGCCTGGATGATCATTATGGTGATCTATGCATTACTGTTTTTTGTATTGGCTATCTACCACTATTTCATGCTGCCAAAAGAAAATAAAGAAGAACTGAAAGATGAGAAAACGGCCGGAAATGTTCGTAAAGAATTGTTGGAAGTGATTACCTCTTTCTTTACCAAAAAGAAGATTCTGTGGTGTATACTCTTCATCATCCTATATCGTTTTGCAGAAGGATTTGCAATCAAAATTGCTCCATTATTTTTTAAAGCTCCAAGAACTTCAGGAGGATTGGGGTTATCCACTTCAGACATCGGACTTGTCTATGGAACTTATGGTTCCGGGGCATTCATTTTAGGTTCTGTTCTGGCGGGATATTTTATCTCAGCCCGTGGACTGAAAAAATCTTTGATCTGGTTATGTTGTGCATTTAATATTCCATTTGTGGTATATGCTTTATTAGCGCATTATCAGCCTTCAGATCTATTGCCTGTGGGAATTGCTGTGGTGGTAGAATATTTCGGCTATGGATTTGGTTTTGTAGGATTAATGCTCTACATGATGCAGCAGATTGCTCCAGGAAAACACAAAACTGCTCATTATGCTTTTGCAACAGGAATTATGAATCTTGGCGTAATGATTCCCGGAATGTTCAGTGGGATGATCAGTGACTGGATCGGATACAAAATGTTCTTTATCTGGGTCCTGATTGCTACGATTCCTGCATTCTTGGCCACTTTATTCGTTCCTTTCCCTTATCCGGAAAATCAGAAAGAACAACAAATCAATTAATAATAATTTAAAAATAAAAAGTAAAAAATACTTTATGACAGCTCAATCAGTAATGATCCCCTGGCAGGATCGCCCGGAAGGTTGCAATGATATCATGTGGAGGTTTTCCGAAAACCCGATCATTAACAGATACGCGATACCAACATCCAACAGTATATTCAACAGCGCAGTAATTCCTTTTGAGGATGGATTTGCAGGGGTATTCCGTTGTGATAACAAGGCAGTACAGATGAATATTTTCGCCGGTTTCAGTAAAGATGGAATCAATTGGGACATCAATCATGATCCTATTGAAATGCAGGCAGGAAATACAGATATGATCGAATCCGATTACAAATACGATCCCCGCGTTACTTTTATAGAAGATCGCTACTGGATTACATGGTGTAACGGATACAATGGTCCTACCATCGGAATTGGATATACTTTTGATTTTAAAGAATTTTTTCAGTGTGAAAATGCCTTTCTTCCCTTCAACAGAAACGGCGTTTTATTCCCTGAAAAAATCAATGGTAAATATGCCATGTTGAGCCGTCCTAGTGATAACGGACATACGCCTTTCGGTGATATTTATATCAGCTACAGCCCTGATATGAAGTACTGGGGAGAGCACCGTTGCGTGATGAAAGTAACTCCTTTTGAAGACAGTGCATGGCAGTGTACAAAAATAGGAGGAGGGCCGGTTCCTATCAAAACAGAAGAAGGATGGCTGCTTTTCTATCATGGAGTGATCAATACCTGCAGAGGATTCAGGTATTCTATGGGAGCAGCTTTGCTTGATCTTGAAGATCCTACAAAAGTATTGTACAGAACGAAGCCTTATCTGTTGGCTCCGGCTGAATTGTATGAACTGACAGGAGATGTACCGAATGTGGTTTTCCCTTGTGCAGCCCTTACAGAAGGTGACAAAGTAACAGTATATTATGGTGCTGCTGATACCGTAGTTGCGATTGCCTTTGGATATATCTCAGAAATCATTGATTTTATGAAAAAGAATTCAATTTAATACAGTAATATAAAGTTTAGGAAAATAGGTTAATCATCTTAATTTTCCCGTTTTCTGGGAATTTTATAATGGTTTTCCTATTTTTAAACAAAAAAATCTCCGATACCTCTCTTATCATGAAAAAAGAACTGATTATCTGCTTTTTTACAGCCCTGTTTTCTGTAGCCAGTGCCCAGCAAAATAAAAATGATGTTTTATCCTGGGTAGACCCTTTCATAGGCACAGGAGGACATGGCCATACGTTTCCGGGGGCAACTACGCCTTTCGGGATGATACAGCTGAGTCCGGATCAGAATACAAAAAGTGGCGACTGGGACTGGTGTTCCGGATATCACTACAGCAGTAAAACGATTATGGGATTCAGTCATAACCATCTTAGCGGAACAGGATGGGCAGACCTTGGAGATATTCTGGTAATGCCTACTGTGGGACAGGTAAAAATGGTTCCGGGATCTGAGGAAAACCCTGAAACAGGTTACCGTTCAAAATTCACGCACGATAAAGAAGTGGCATCTCCGGGATACTATTCTGTAATGCTGGACAGCTATGGAATAAAAGCAGAACTTACCGCTTCTCCAAGAGTAGGATTTCATAAATATACTTTCCCGAAAAGTGATGAGTCTAATATCATTATTGATCCAACGAATAAAATCTTCGGAAATATCTACCACACTTTGATAAGTGTAGAAGGCAATAATAAAATCAAAGGTTACTGTTACAGCAATGGTTGGGGAGGTAAACGATTTGCATACTTCGTCATGGAGTTTTCCAAACCGTTTAAGTCTTACGGCGTTTATGCTGACGGAAAAATCAAAAATGATGAAAAAATTGCCCTTGCCAAGGATGCTAAAGCCTTTGTAAGATTCTCTACAGAAGATCAGGAAAGTATTGAAGTAAAAGTATCACTGTCTCCGGTGAGTACAGAAAACGCACAGGAAAATTTCGATACTGAAGCAAAAAATATTGACTTTGCAAAAGCGAAGGAAACAGCTCAAAAGACATGGAGAGATTTGATCGGCAGATTCCAGGTGACTGGAGGTACAGACAGCCAGAGAAAAATTTTCTACACAGGCGTTTACCACACATTCATTGCACCAAATCTTTATATGGATGCCAATGGAGATTATGTGGCCGCTCAGGAAAACATGAATACAAAATGGTTCACGAATTACAGTACCTATTCCTACTGGGATGGATTCAGAGCAACTCACCCGCTGTTGACCATTATGGATCAGAAACACACAAAAGAATTTGCCAATTCCCTGATCAGCAGATATACAGATCGTAAAGACCACATGCCAATCTGGGAACTTTGCGGATATGATAACTTCTGTATGTTAGGGTATCACAGTGCTTCGGTAATTTGGGATGCTATTTCCAAAGGTGTTCCGGGTATTGACGCGGAAAAAGCATTTGCTGCTATGAAAGATGCTTCTTTAACAGATAAAATGAGCAGCAGTGATGGTGGCGGAGGTCTTAATGATTATATTAAATTAGGCTACACCCCATCAGAAAACGGTGCTTCAGTTTCTGCAACACTGGAATATTCATATGATGACTGGTGTATTCAGCAGCTTGCAGAAAAACTAGGGAAGAAAGAGGAATCAGAAGTATATAAAAAACGTTCTATGAACTTCCTGAACACTTTCAATAAAGAAAACAATCACTTCTGGCCAAGACAAAAAGACGGGAAATTCTTAGCAGATTTTACTCTTAACGACTGGAAAAAACTGCAGCCACACTGGGTTTCCGGAAACATCTGGGCTTACGATTTCTTTGTTCCTCATCAGATTGATGAAATGATGAATCTGTATGGAGGGAAAAAAGGATTTGAAGAAAAACTGGATAAAACCTTTACAGAAGCCCTTCATATGGAAGGAGAACAGCATGTTGATATCTCAGGATTTATCGGATCTCTAGGATTTGGTGATGAGCCGGGACATCATGTTCCGTACCTGTACAATTATGCAGGAAGCCCTTACAAGACTCAGAAAATGGTAAAATTTATCCGTGACAATATGTACGCGGCAAAACCGGACGGAATCGTCAATAACGAAGATTGCGGTCAAATGTCGGCATGGTATATTTTCTCTTCATTAGGATTCTATCCTGTGACACCGGGGAAACCTGTTTATGCTATCGGAGCACCACAGTTCCCAAAAGCTTCTTTACAATTGGAGAACGGAAAAACGTTTACCGTGATTGCAGACAAAATATCTGACAAGAATATCTATGTTCAGAAAATGTTCCTGAACGGAAAAGAATACAAAAGCTGGGAATTGAATCACAGTGATATTATGAACGGTGGCGAGCTTAGATTTGTAATGGGCAGCAGACCGGTAAAATAAGACTAATAAAAATAAACGAAACAAAGTATCAATGGAAAGGAGAAATTTTATTAAAACAAGTGCACTGGCAGGAGCCGGATTGCTGTTTACTCAGAATGTTTTTGCAAAAAATTTAGTATTGGACGATTTTCCTGTTGTCCGCGTTCCTAAAGAAAAAAGACATTTTACCAGCGAATCCGTAGAAAATGCTATTGCTGCTTTTAAAAAGAAAGTTAAAAACAAAGAACTCAGCTGGCTCTTTGAAAACAGCTTTCCCAATACATTAGATACTACTGTTTTCTATAGTGAAACCAACGGAACGCCTGATACGTACGTAATCACAGGGGATATTGATGCTATGTGGCTTCGTGACAGTTCTGCACAGGTTTTCCCTTACCTGCAGTTCTCCAAAAAAGATGAAAAGCTGCACAAGCTGATCTCAGGAGTGATTCATAAGCAGACTACTTTTATCCTGAAAGATCCTTATGCAAATGCTTTCTACAACGATGACCAAAAGATCAGTAAATGGAAAGAATATGACCATACCGATATGAAGCCGGGAACCCATGAAAGAAAATGGGAAATAGACTCTCTTTGCTATCCTATCCGTTTGGCCTATCACTTCTGGAAAACAACAGGAGATACAAAACCTTTCGATGCCAACTGGCTGAAAGGAATAAAACTTACTTTGCAGACCTTTACAGAACAGCAGAGAAAAAATGATCTGGGACCTTACAAATTTGAGCGTACAACAGCATGGGCAACAGATGGAGTTCCTATGGGTGGATATGGTTATCCGACGAAACCTGTAGGATTGATCAGTTCTATGTTCCGTCCAAGTGATGATGCTACCATCTACGGATTCCTGATTCCATCTAACCTATTTGCAGTAGTAAGCTTACGCCAGGCTGCGGAAATGGTTTCTCAGATTAAAAATGAAAAAACACTGGCTCAACAACTGAACAGCCTTGCTGATGAAGTAGATACAGCCATCAAAAAATACGGAATTTACAATCATCCTGAATTTGGAAAAATCTATGCTTTTGAAGTAAATGGCTTTGGAAGCTACAACCTGATGGATGATGCGAACTGTCCAAGCTTGCTGGGACTGCCTTATCTGGATGCGGTGAAAGCTGATGACCCTGTGTATTTGAATACAAGAAAATTTGTGTGGTCAGAAAATAACCCGTTCTTCTTCAAAGGAAAGCTGGCAGAAGGAATAGGAGGTCCACATATCGGATTGGATATGATCTGGCCAATGAGTATCATAATGAAGGCACTCACTACCAATGACAAAAGTGAGATCAGATGGTGTATAGATACCTTACAGAAAACGCACGGAGGAACAGGCTTTATGCATGAATCCTTCCATAAAGACGATGCTAAAAAGTTCACCAGAGAATGGTTTGCATGGGCAAATACGCTATTCGGTGAATTGTTATGGAAAACCTTTAACGAAAACCCGGAGCTACTGACATAGCCCTTCCTTTTATATGGTGTATTCATTTGAGATTCCTTCCTGAAAAAGAAGGTGTCAGGGGAATGCTATATAAAATTCAGACACCAAAAACACCTTAAAAAAATTATACAATGAAAAAAAAATCCATCTTTACTGCACTGATTGCCATGATGCTTCAGTCAGGGTCTCTGATTAACGCACAACAGCTTAGTCCTACCGGAATATGCTATGTAGAAGTGAACAACAACAACCTCCTGAATGCAGGAGCGTACAAACTGCAGACATCAAACAGCTATCTGTTCAATGTGGTGAATATTTTTGCGGCTAATATTAATTATGATACCAGCCGTGGAAGAGCGTATCTGTATTCCAATAATAACGTTACCAAGGTTCTTACCAATGCAGATACCTACATAAAGCCACTTCAGCAAAAAGGAATGAAAGTAGTACTGACGATTTTGGGAAATCACCAGGGAGCGGGAATCTGTAATTTCCCTACCCGTGAAGCAGCAAAAGACTTTGCATTACAGCTTGCCAATACAGTGAATACCTATGGTCTTGATGGAATTGATTTTGATGATGAATACTCAGAATACGGAAACAATGGGACAGGGCAGCCTAATGACAGTTCTTTTGTAATGCTTGTTCAGGAGCTCAGAGCACTATTACCGAATAAAATTATTTCATTCTATTATTATGGTCCTGCAGCTTCAAAACTTTCCTGGAACGGAGCCAGAGTAGGGGATAATGTCAATTACAGTTGGAACGCAATGTATGGAACATTCTCCGCTCCAAATGTACCTCCTCTTACTAAAGCACAAATCTCTCCTGCTGCCGTATGGATGGGAAATACTTCCAATTCTACAACCACCAGTCTGGCTACACAGACCAAAAATGGCGGATACGGAGTATTCATGTGGTATGATTTACATGGAACTAATGAAACGTCACAACTTTCAGCAGGAACTCAGACGTTGTACGGAGAGCCAACTGTTTTAAGCGGTACTTTACAGTCATGGACACAAGGGGCAAATTGTGATGCGCCTATTGGGTTGTACACAAGCAATCTTACAGGAACAAGTGCAAAACTGAATTGGTCAGCCGTAGGAACCAATACCTATGATATTGATTATAAACCGGCTTCTTCAACAACTTGGACGAATGCTGTATCAGCAACAGGCTCCACTTCTGTAACCATTTCCGGATTAACAGCCAATACCGAGTATGACTGGAGAATCAGAACGAATTGTAGTGTGAAAAGTGCCTATATGTTTGCTCCAAGATTTACAAGCACTTCAGGAACGGCTCCTACAGGTTCTTACGCATTATCTTTAGATGGAAGCACTGAATCAGGAACTGCCGGAAATCTTACACTAAGCGGTTCTGCATTATCTTTTGAAGGCTGGATCAAACCTTCATCCTTTAAATCAGCTTCTCCTTATATCTCTTCTATCATGGGAACAGAAGTAAGCGACAGCAATTCTGCATTCTTAAGATTAGGAGATGCCAGCCTGGCAAATAATAAGCTTCAGTTTGTTGTAAGTATTAATAATGTACAGCAAAAACTGGCCTCTGCAACAGCTTTGAATGCCAATACTTGGTATCATGTGGCGGCTACCTATGATGGTGCCAACATGAAATTGTATATCAACGGTGTTCTGGATGCAACTAAAGCACAAACCGGAAATGTGAATTCAACAGGAGCATTCAATGTAGGATATTTATATAATACATCAAGAAACTTCAATGGAAAAATAGATGAGGTAAGAGTATGGAAACGTGCATTAAGCCAAACGGAAATCAGTCAGAATATGTGTAATGTAACAGTTCCGGCAACATCATTAGCTGCCTACTGGAAGTTTAACGAAGGCAGTGGTTCTACTGTTCAGGATACTTCAGGAAATGGCGTGACTTTAACATTGACAGGTGTTGATGCTTCCAATTGGGGAACAGATCTGCCATGTACAACAGGAACTTCATTATTAGCAAGAAATGCTTCGATCCAAAAGGCAGTAAATGCAGGACAGATAAACATTAAAAATCAGATAAAATTATATCCTAATCCGGTAAGCAAGTCTTCATCACTTACAGTTTCTGTTCCGGATGAATACAGCAAAGGAAAATTAACGGTTTATGATTTTAATGGAAGAATCGTAGATACGAAATCACTGAACTCCGGAGACAATCAGTATCAGTATGAATTGACCAGACTTTCGGCAGGAAACTATATTCTTCAGTTTGAATCTCATGATGGAAGCTTAAAACAATCCGAAAAACTAATTGTAAAATAATAACCACAGTCATTGGGCTTCGGCCCAATGATTTTTCTACTACAAAATTGATATACTATGAGAAAAAAATCCTTTTTTATTCCCCTGATGGCCTTAATGCTTCAGTCAGCCCCATTACTCAAGGCACAGCAGCTAGATCCTTTAGGAATCTGCTATGTGGAGGTGAACAACAATAATATGCTGAACGCAGGTTCCTATACTTTGCAGAATACCAACAGACAGCTTTTTGACGTTGCTATTATTTTTGCAGCGAATATCAATTATGATGTTTCTAAAAACAGAGCTTATATTTCAAACAATAATAACGTCACTAAAGTCCTTAATGATGTCAATACCTATGTAAAACCTTTACAGCAAAAAGGAATAAAAGTATTACTGGATCTTTTAGGAAATCACCAGGGAGCAGGAATTTCTAATTTTCCAAACCGTGAAGCGGCTAAAGATTTTGCGTTACAGGTTGCTCATACTGTCTATACTTATGGCTTGGATGGAGTAGACCTTGATGATGAATATGCAGGATACGGAAATAACGGAACGGGGCAGCCTAATAACAGTTCTTTTGTCATGCTTCTGCAGGAATTAAAAGCAGCAATGCCGGATAAACTGATTACATTCTACTACTATGGCCCGGCTACAACCAGACAAACTTATAATGGAGATTTAGCAGGAAACTATATCGATTACACATGGAATGCGATGTACAGTACATACAATGCGCCTGTAGTTCCTCCTCTTAATAAATCCAAAATCTCTGCAGCGGCAACATGGATTCAAAACTCGAATCCAAGCTCAACTTCTGCCACTACACTGGCAAGCTTAGCGACCAGCACAAAAAATGATCAATATGGGGTATTCATGTGGTATGATCTGGCAGGAACTAATGTAGCCAGCTACCTGAGTACAGGCTCCAATATTCTCTATAATGAAAACACACTTTTAAGTGGTCAGTTGTACTCATGGTCTCAGGGACAAACATGTGATCCGCCATTAGGACTCGATGTTTCAAACGTGACAGGAACTTCAGCAAAACTGAACTGGACTTCCAATGCTTCCCAGTCTTATAATATTGATTACAAACCAGCCAATTCTACAGTATGGACGAATGTGGCCAGTAACTATTCAGGAAATAATATTGTCATCAATAACCTTACCCTGAATACCAATTACGATTGGAGAATACAGTCCAACTGCTCACCGACATTAACAAGTACTTATATTTTTGCACCAAGGTTTAACTCCGGAAGTGGCTGCACTACGCCATCAGGATTAACTTCCGGAAGTTTCCTTGGTAATATTGCTCAGCTATCCTGGGATGCAGGAAATGCAACTTCATATACACTGCAATATAAAACTGCAGCAGCTACAACATGGTCTGAAATTCCGAATATTACAACCAATTCTTACGCACTTCAAAATCTTACCCCAAATACAAGTTATGTATGGAAAGTACAGGCGGGATGTGCCGGAGGAACTACAAGTACTTATTCAGGAGAAGGATCATTCAACAGTGGCTTTGCACC is a genomic window containing:
- a CDS encoding endo-beta-N-acetylglucosaminidase H, with the translated sequence MRKKSFFIPLMALMLQSAPLLKAQQLDPLGICYVEVNNNNMLNAGSYTLQNTNRQLFDVAIIFAANINYDVSKNRAYISNNNNVTKVLNDVNTYVKPLQQKGIKVLLDLLGNHQGAGISNFPNREAAKDFALQVAHTVYTYGLDGVDLDDEYAGYGNNGTGQPNNSSFVMLLQELKAAMPDKLITFYYYGPATTRQTYNGDLAGNYIDYTWNAMYSTYNAPVVPPLNKSKISAAATWIQNSNPSSTSATTLASLATSTKNDQYGVFMWYDLAGTNVASYLSTGSNILYNENTLLSGQLYSWSQGQTCDPPLGLDVSNVTGTSAKLNWTSNASQSYNIDYKPANSTVWTNVASNYSGNNIVINNLTLNTNYDWRIQSNCSPTLTSTYIFAPRFNSGSGCTTPSGLTSGSFLGNIAQLSWDAGNATSYTLQYKTAAATTWSEIPNITTNSYALQNLTPNTSYVWKVQAGCAGGTTSTYSGEGSFNSGFAPVTSPGARSLSFNGSTHYLNAGQFNLSGNAMTFEGWVKVNAFKTGFPYISSVMGVEVGDNNSAMLRFGDGNLANNKLQFILSFGSSQVKLNTNTAFNTNTWYHIAATYDGAAMKIYVNGNLDASFAVTGNFTANGILYLGRNYDNSRTINGFLDEFRVWKKALTPQEILSNSCNVPANSTGLEANWKMDEGSGLGALDATANTHFAALINMTDANWRTDVACASSLAVKDIESVKENSTVYPNPVKRGNDIHFAISDNSASEVALYDVSGKLFKKQNINQNNNAVNTQDLISGTYIYKITSANSKVISTGKIIVK
- a CDS encoding endo-beta-N-acetylglucosaminidase H codes for the protein MKKKSIFTALIAMMLQSGSLINAQQLSPTGICYVEVNNNNLLNAGAYKLQTSNSYLFNVVNIFAANINYDTSRGRAYLYSNNNVTKVLTNADTYIKPLQQKGMKVVLTILGNHQGAGICNFPTREAAKDFALQLANTVNTYGLDGIDFDDEYSEYGNNGTGQPNDSSFVMLVQELRALLPNKIISFYYYGPAASKLSWNGARVGDNVNYSWNAMYGTFSAPNVPPLTKAQISPAAVWMGNTSNSTTTSLATQTKNGGYGVFMWYDLHGTNETSQLSAGTQTLYGEPTVLSGTLQSWTQGANCDAPIGLYTSNLTGTSAKLNWSAVGTNTYDIDYKPASSTTWTNAVSATGSTSVTISGLTANTEYDWRIRTNCSVKSAYMFAPRFTSTSGTAPTGSYALSLDGSTESGTAGNLTLSGSALSFEGWIKPSSFKSASPYISSIMGTEVSDSNSAFLRLGDASLANNKLQFVVSINNVQQKLASATALNANTWYHVAATYDGANMKLYINGVLDATKAQTGNVNSTGAFNVGYLYNTSRNFNGKIDEVRVWKRALSQTEISQNMCNVTVPATSLAAYWKFNEGSGSTVQDTSGNGVTLTLTGVDASNWGTDLPCTTGTSLLARNASIQKAVNAGQINIKNQIKLYPNPVSKSSSLTVSVPDEYSKGKLTVYDFNGRIVDTKSLNSGDNQYQYELTRLSAGNYILQFESHDGSLKQSEKLIVK